From the Gymnogyps californianus isolate 813 chromosome 2, ASM1813914v2, whole genome shotgun sequence genome, one window contains:
- the PLEKHF2 gene encoding pleckstrin homology domain-containing family F member 2 — MVDRLANSEANTRRISIVENCFGAAGQPLTIPGRVLIGEGVLTKLCRKKPKARQFFLFNDILVYGNIVIQKKKYNKQHIIPLENVTIDSIQDEGDLRNGWLIKTPTKSFAVYAATATEKSEWMNHINKCVSDLLSKSGKTPSNEHAAVWVPDSEATVCMRCQKAKFTPVNRRHHCRKCGFVVCGPCSEKRFLLPSQSSKPVRICDFCYDLLSTGEMTACQSTRSDSYSQSPKSSLNDVSDDDDDEDSSD; from the coding sequence ATGGTGGATCGCTTGGCAAACAGTGAGGCAAATACTAGAAGAATAAGTATAGTGGAAAACTGCTTTGGAGCAGCTGGTCAACCTCTGACTATTCCTGGTCGTGTTCTGATCGGAGAGGGAGTACTAACAAAGCTGTGTAGGAAGAAGCCCAAAGCAAGGCAGTTCTTCCTGTTCAATGACATTCTTGTTTACGGTAACATTGTCatccagaagaagaaatacaataaacaaCACATAATCCCGCTGGAAAACGTCACTATTGATTCCATCCAGGATGAGGGAGACTTACGGAATGGGTGGCTTATCAAGACACCAACAAAGTCGTTTGCAGTTTACGCTGCCACCGCTACAGAGAAGTCTGAATGGATGAACCACATAAATAAGTGTGTTTCTgatttgctttccaaaagcGGGAAGACTCCTAGCAATGAACATGCAGCTGTCTGGGTACCAGACTCGGAAGCCACTGTGTGCATGCGctgtcagaaagcaaaatttacGCCCGTCAACCGTCGTCACCACTGTCGCAAGTGCGGCTTTGTTGTGTGCGGGCCTTGCTCTGAAAAGAGGTTTCTTCTCCCGAGCCAGTCTTCCAAGCCTGTGCGAATTTGCGACTTCTGCTATGATCTTCTTTCTACCGGGGAGATGACTGCTTGTCAGTCCACTAGATCAGACTCCTACAGCCAGTCACCTAAATCGTCTTTAAATGATGTATCTGATGATGATGACGATGAAGACAGTAGTGATTAA